In the Gemmatimonadaceae bacterium genome, one interval contains:
- a CDS encoding ABC transporter permease translates to MHARRMIDDMRQDLRYASRTLLRDAAFTAFAVVIIALGIGASATVFSVASALLLRPLPFDRPEQLVWIQNGTAPGLSTQTAQVNPYLSFVKENRSFSEVAAYFAFYGVGDMTLSSPTDAIRLSAVPVTQNFFPMLGVRPRIGRGFTPEESIWNGPKVALISHGLWEHRFASDPGIVGRPIMLDGAPTTVVGVLPASFDFGSIFAPGARIDVFTPFPLAPETNRWGNTLAMVGRLRPGATISSAAAELRVLSPRITSENPNANNFDATAVSLRQHVSGRARAGLLVLAFGVGVVMLIVCANLSNLLLARATTRQKEMAIRAALGAGRRRLVGQMLTESVLLSWCGAIVGVVLAVMGTRAIARMDAVSLPLLGNVAINGGALAFSALLAVVAGLAFGMAPALQLSEHGVHDALKASGRSSTHGKHGQRVQRSLVVSEIALACVLLVGSGLLIRSFLKVLDVDLGFRPERVVAVRVDPDRQRAFKSSQEFVAYVDEVLRLAREIPGVTSATIADGLPLGSNRSWGVSVGGEEYVKGKWQAGFIRIATDGFVPTMGMRVIAGRDLAPTDIESSEKIVVINQTAAKELWPGKGALGRLLKVGGADRRVVGIVGDVRHLTLEEGAGDEIYLPIRQVFDYSTLTLIVRTKLEPGSLAHTLRRTLTTVVPNLATNEVQTLQGAVDKAVSPRRFFTALLGGFSVFALCLALLGIYGVISYTVTHRTQEIGVRIALGASSRQVQARIVRETLELALAGIVIGTVCAWIAGRTLSGFLFGVTAADPVTYGGMIVLLSIVAVVSGYVPARRASRIDPIVALRES, encoded by the coding sequence ATGCACGCGCGACGGATGATCGACGACATGCGACAGGATCTTCGCTACGCCTCGCGCACCCTACTGCGCGACGCGGCGTTCACGGCGTTTGCGGTCGTCATCATCGCTCTTGGCATCGGTGCGAGCGCGACCGTGTTCAGCGTGGCGAGCGCGCTGTTACTCCGACCGCTGCCCTTCGACCGCCCCGAACAGTTGGTCTGGATTCAGAACGGGACCGCGCCGGGGCTGTCGACGCAAACGGCGCAGGTCAATCCGTATCTCTCGTTCGTGAAGGAGAATCGCTCGTTCTCCGAAGTCGCCGCGTATTTCGCATTCTATGGCGTGGGGGACATGACGCTCAGCAGTCCGACGGATGCGATCCGACTCAGCGCGGTGCCCGTCACACAGAATTTCTTCCCGATGCTCGGCGTGCGGCCGCGGATTGGCCGAGGGTTTACCCCGGAAGAAAGCATCTGGAACGGTCCGAAAGTGGCCCTGATCAGCCACGGGCTCTGGGAACACCGATTCGCTTCGGATCCCGGCATCGTGGGACGGCCGATCATGCTCGATGGCGCGCCGACCACGGTCGTTGGTGTGCTGCCGGCATCCTTCGACTTTGGATCGATCTTCGCGCCCGGCGCACGGATCGACGTGTTCACGCCGTTCCCGCTTGCGCCCGAGACGAATCGCTGGGGAAATACGCTCGCGATGGTTGGGCGCCTGCGGCCCGGAGCGACGATCTCGAGTGCCGCCGCCGAGCTGCGAGTGCTGTCGCCCCGAATCACAAGCGAGAACCCGAACGCGAACAACTTCGATGCGACGGCCGTGTCGTTGCGCCAGCATGTCAGCGGTCGCGCGCGGGCCGGCCTTCTCGTACTCGCCTTCGGCGTGGGCGTCGTCATGCTCATCGTGTGCGCGAATCTCTCGAATCTGCTGCTCGCGCGGGCCACGACCCGCCAGAAGGAGATGGCGATTCGCGCCGCGTTAGGCGCCGGGCGCCGCCGGCTGGTCGGCCAGATGCTGACGGAAAGCGTGCTGCTCTCGTGGTGTGGGGCGATCGTCGGTGTGGTGCTCGCGGTGATGGGCACGCGAGCGATCGCCAGGATGGACGCGGTCAGCCTGCCGCTTCTCGGCAACGTCGCCATCAACGGTGGCGCGCTGGCATTCAGTGCGCTGCTGGCCGTGGTGGCCGGTCTCGCCTTTGGAATGGCACCCGCGCTCCAGCTGTCCGAGCACGGCGTTCACGACGCGCTGAAGGCCTCCGGACGGTCGTCGACCCACGGCAAGCACGGTCAACGTGTGCAGCGTTCGCTCGTCGTCTCCGAGATCGCACTTGCCTGCGTGCTGCTGGTGGGATCCGGCTTGTTGATCCGGAGTTTTCTCAAGGTCCTCGACGTCGATCTCGGCTTTCGTCCGGAGCGAGTTGTCGCGGTGCGCGTCGATCCAGACCGACAGCGCGCTTTCAAGTCGTCGCAAGAGTTTGTCGCGTACGTTGACGAAGTGCTGCGGCTGGCGAGAGAGATTCCGGGCGTCACCTCGGCGACCATCGCGGACGGCCTCCCGCTCGGCAGTAATCGCAGCTGGGGCGTGTCAGTTGGCGGAGAGGAATATGTGAAAGGCAAGTGGCAGGCGGGTTTCATTCGCATCGCGACAGATGGCTTCGTCCCGACAATGGGCATGCGCGTGATCGCGGGACGAGATCTGGCGCCCACGGACATCGAGTCCAGCGAGAAGATCGTCGTCATCAATCAGACTGCCGCGAAGGAGCTCTGGCCCGGCAAGGGCGCGTTAGGCAGGCTGCTCAAGGTCGGTGGCGCCGACCGGCGCGTCGTCGGCATCGTCGGCGACGTTCGTCATCTGACACTCGAGGAGGGCGCGGGGGATGAGATCTATCTTCCGATCCGACAGGTCTTCGACTACTCGACGCTGACGCTGATCGTCCGCACGAAGCTCGAGCCCGGATCGCTCGCGCATACTTTACGTCGTACGCTGACAACGGTCGTGCCCAATCTGGCGACGAACGAAGTGCAGACGTTGCAGGGCGCTGTGGACAAAGCGGTTTCGCCACGACGCTTCTTCACCGCCTTGCTGGGCGGATTCTCGGTCTTTGCATTGTGCTTGGCGCTGTTGGGGATCTACGGTGTCATCTCGTACACGGTCACACATCGAACACAGGAGATTGGAGTACGGATCGCCCTCGGGGCTTCGTCGCGCCAGGTTCAAGCGAGGATCGTTCGCGAGACGCTGGAGCTCGCACTCGCCGGGATCGTCATCGGGACCGTATGTGCATGGATCGCGGGGCGCACGCTCAGCGGATTCCTGTTCGGCGTGACCGCGGCAGATCCCGTGACGTATGGTGGGATGATCGTACTCCTCTCGATCGTCGCGGTGGTGAGCGGGTATGTGCCGGCACGCCGTGCGTCGCGAATCGATCCAATCGTCGCGCTGCGGGAGAGTTGA
- a CDS encoding HAMP domain-containing sensor histidine kinase, which produces MSADTRTDCTLAGAIADALRGASEQLARRWLQRVAERVDIEPAMVFPFGDGLDDVPLLIEGVADFIENPVNEIGADTLLLTRAMEIGAFRHAQGFDVYEILKEYELLGGILFSYLARMAHVIAGDGEQAELLACGQRLFRAISLIQQATTVHFLRLADEKKREREEQLRAFNRAVSHEIKNQIGVVVSAGETLLMIAADETVQREKIMEIIVRNARLMQHTVENLVALSRTDNDARTHHHLRLAVAAREAARQLRENSRVANVEIRFDELPDVEVNAAAVELCVTNYLSNAIKYADPGKARRYAVISGSIESSPSGGREVIVRVRDNGLGVPLEKRSSLFQRFYRAHDAAATHAEGTGLGLSIVSETVASLGGRAWAEFPSSGSVFAFSLPYRREQSGDGARSLQPSLW; this is translated from the coding sequence ATGTCAGCAGACACGAGGACGGACTGTACGCTCGCTGGAGCTATCGCGGACGCGTTGCGCGGCGCGAGCGAGCAATTGGCGAGACGGTGGCTGCAACGAGTCGCGGAACGCGTCGACATCGAGCCAGCGATGGTCTTTCCGTTTGGCGACGGACTCGATGACGTACCGCTATTGATCGAAGGCGTCGCCGACTTCATCGAGAACCCGGTCAACGAGATTGGCGCCGACACGCTCCTTCTCACTCGGGCAATGGAGATCGGGGCGTTCCGCCACGCGCAGGGCTTCGACGTATATGAGATACTCAAGGAATACGAGCTGCTCGGCGGTATCCTCTTCTCCTACCTCGCCAGAATGGCCCACGTCATCGCCGGTGACGGGGAGCAGGCCGAGTTGCTGGCCTGCGGGCAACGGCTGTTCAGGGCCATCTCGCTGATCCAGCAGGCGACAACGGTTCACTTCCTCCGTCTCGCCGACGAGAAGAAGCGCGAGCGCGAAGAGCAGCTCCGCGCGTTCAATCGTGCGGTGTCACACGAGATCAAGAATCAGATCGGTGTCGTCGTGAGCGCCGGTGAGACGTTGCTCATGATAGCGGCCGACGAAACGGTACAGCGCGAGAAGATCATGGAGATCATCGTCCGCAACGCGCGCCTGATGCAGCACACCGTCGAGAATCTCGTCGCGTTGTCCCGAACGGACAACGATGCGCGGACACACCATCACCTCCGGCTCGCGGTGGCGGCGCGTGAGGCTGCGCGGCAACTGCGCGAGAACTCGCGTGTCGCGAACGTGGAGATTCGGTTCGACGAGTTGCCGGACGTCGAGGTCAACGCGGCAGCGGTCGAGTTATGCGTCACGAATTATCTGTCGAACGCGATCAAGTACGCCGATCCGGGCAAAGCGCGTCGCTATGCGGTGATCAGCGGCAGCATCGAGTCGTCGCCGAGCGGGGGACGAGAGGTCATCGTGCGAGTACGCGACAACGGCTTGGGCGTTCCGCTGGAAAAGCGGAGCAGTCTGTTTCAGCGCTTCTACCGTGCTCACGACGCCGCCGCGACGCACGCCGAAGGGACGGGGCTGGGACTGAGCATCGTGTCCGAGACTGTGGCATCGCTCGGAGGAAGAGCGTGGGCCGAGTTCCCGTCCTCGGGATCGGTGTTCGCCTTCTCGCTGCCGTATCGTAGGGAGCAGAGCGGCGACGGGGCGCGGTCGCTCCAACCATCGTTGTGGTGA
- a CDS encoding protein kinase: MAASPKICPTCTVEYPETERFCPKDGTALVWQSGVRTDLVGSVIAERYHVLKLLGAGGMGRVYLAEHVKMGRQCAIKVLHPAMAGDADAIGRFNREAASASRIDHPNVAAIYDFGETPDGLLYLAMQYIEGQPLTHILHSNGALPPLRVCEIIRQAAEGLHAAHALGIVHRDLKPDNIMVSAGADGSDTVKVVDFGIAKSTGDSGHGVTRTGIVVGTPQYMSPEQLSGAPIDGRSDLYSLALVTFNMLTGDLPFPEASTGTLVVMRLTQPPRSMAEVRPDVAWPNELQAVMTKALEREAGLRYASTRDFAHALHAAVALMPGRVATAKRTRAIQMTTVSDASTKIASPATIPAGTVSEQNTRRQWRSTWALASTVAVIVVAIAVGGRGMIRRARANAALEQGIAAYREGRNDVARARFAVASESAPNNPLPHVYLSRLARETSNLTMASDEAVKAVRLGRNNGPALRELATTLYAMQNFNGARAFYTRAIAADPADRTSQGYLGCSLIQLGRAEEGRRWIQRAGSGTWSSCATTASSVAARIQ; encoded by the coding sequence ATGGCCGCGAGCCCGAAGATCTGCCCCACTTGTACCGTCGAGTACCCGGAGACCGAGCGGTTCTGCCCGAAGGACGGCACGGCGCTGGTCTGGCAAAGCGGCGTGAGGACGGATCTTGTCGGCTCGGTGATTGCCGAGCGTTATCATGTGCTAAAGCTGCTCGGCGCCGGTGGCATGGGTCGTGTGTACCTCGCCGAGCACGTCAAGATGGGCCGCCAGTGCGCAATCAAGGTCCTCCATCCTGCCATGGCTGGCGACGCCGACGCCATCGGTCGTTTCAATCGCGAGGCTGCGAGTGCCAGCCGCATCGATCATCCGAATGTCGCCGCGATCTACGACTTTGGTGAGACGCCGGATGGGCTGCTCTACCTGGCGATGCAGTACATCGAAGGCCAGCCGCTCACACACATTCTGCACTCGAACGGCGCGCTCCCGCCGTTAAGGGTCTGCGAAATCATTCGGCAAGCGGCGGAGGGACTCCACGCCGCACACGCCCTGGGGATCGTCCACCGCGATCTCAAGCCAGACAACATCATGGTCAGTGCTGGCGCGGACGGCAGCGACACCGTGAAGGTCGTGGACTTCGGCATCGCGAAGTCAACTGGCGACAGTGGTCACGGAGTAACACGCACGGGTATCGTCGTCGGCACGCCGCAATACATGAGTCCCGAGCAGCTCTCCGGCGCGCCCATCGATGGACGCAGCGATCTGTACTCGCTCGCGCTCGTCACCTTCAACATGCTCACCGGCGATCTGCCCTTTCCCGAGGCGTCGACGGGAACTTTGGTGGTGATGCGACTCACGCAGCCGCCACGATCGATGGCGGAGGTGCGTCCGGACGTGGCCTGGCCTAACGAGTTGCAAGCGGTGATGACGAAGGCGCTCGAGCGCGAAGCGGGTCTCAGGTACGCATCGACTCGGGATTTCGCGCACGCGCTGCATGCGGCGGTCGCACTCATGCCAGGCCGCGTGGCGACGGCAAAGCGCACGCGCGCGATCCAAATGACAACGGTGAGCGATGCGTCGACGAAGATCGCCAGTCCCGCGACGATCCCCGCGGGGACAGTCTCCGAGCAGAACACGCGACGGCAGTGGCGCTCGACGTGGGCGCTCGCGTCCACCGTCGCCGTGATCGTCGTCGCGATCGCTGTGGGAGGCCGCGGAATGATCCGGCGAGCGCGGGCAAACGCTGCGCTCGAGCAGGGAATCGCCGCCTATCGCGAGGGACGAAATGACGTCGCGCGCGCTCGTTTTGCCGTCGCGAGTGAGAGCGCGCCAAACAATCCACTGCCGCACGTCTACCTGTCACGTCTTGCTCGCGAGACCAGTAACCTAACGATGGCCAGCGACGAAGCGGTCAAGGCCGTTCGGCTCGGCCGCAACAACGGCCCGGCGCTGCGCGAGCTGGCGACGACGCTCTACGCGATGCAGAACTTCAATGGTGCACGCGCCTTCTACACGCGAGCGATCGCCGCGGACCCGGCGGACCGCACCTCGCAGGGCTATCTCGGTTGTTCGTTGATCCAACTCGGTCGGGCTGAGGAGGGACGGCGGTGGATTCAACGCGCCGGGAGCGGTACGTGGTCGTCCTGCGCGACGACGGCCAGCTCCGTCGCGGCGCGCATCCAGTAA
- a CDS encoding SdrD B-like domain-containing protein: MRGSRVVLALAMSLFAARVTNAQTSSGDDKQCIVKARGNPSDTGLANRADPTQQGSKNCPPPSVGHATISGALYFDLDENGMMSSDEEGLVGWTVQLTGPVSQSVLSVDGGLYSFSGLSSGTYTVCVMTLPMWTQTGPVSGEMCPLGKGYKIVVPSLASDMSYNGNDFGFVTQP, from the coding sequence ATGCGCGGCTCGAGAGTCGTCCTGGCATTGGCGATGTCGTTATTTGCCGCCCGCGTGACGAACGCTCAGACGTCCAGCGGCGACGACAAACAGTGTATTGTCAAAGCGCGAGGAAATCCCTCGGACACTGGTCTCGCCAATCGCGCCGATCCAACGCAGCAAGGGAGCAAGAACTGTCCTCCGCCGTCGGTCGGCCACGCCACGATCAGTGGCGCCCTGTATTTCGATCTCGACGAAAACGGCATGATGAGCTCCGACGAAGAAGGTCTTGTCGGTTGGACGGTGCAGCTGACGGGCCCCGTGAGCCAATCCGTTCTGAGCGTCGATGGCGGCTTGTATTCGTTCAGCGGCTTGAGCTCTGGTACTTATACCGTGTGCGTCATGACGCTGCCCATGTGGACCCAGACTGGTCCCGTAAGCGGCGAGATGTGCCCGCTCGGCAAGGGGTACAAGATCGTCGTGCCGTCGCTGGCATCCGACATGTCATATAACGGCAACGATTTCGGCTTCGTCACGCAGCCGTAG
- a CDS encoding BlaI/MecI/CopY family transcriptional regulator produces MSDIYFPPRELAVMSVLWRLGSGSVSEVRDALEEDLAYTSVLSALQTLEEKGFIRHEAEGRAYRYFPTVEAERAGGSALARVRDAIFHGSVERMFAQMVSDKKLSRKELERMRQLIAQRLGEKS; encoded by the coding sequence GTGAGCGACATCTATTTTCCGCCCCGCGAGCTTGCTGTGATGAGCGTCCTCTGGCGTTTGGGCTCTGGGAGCGTGTCCGAGGTTCGTGACGCGCTCGAAGAAGACCTCGCGTACACCTCCGTATTGTCGGCACTCCAGACGCTGGAAGAGAAAGGCTTCATTCGCCACGAAGCGGAGGGACGCGCCTACCGATACTTCCCCACTGTGGAAGCCGAGCGTGCCGGCGGGAGCGCGCTCGCGCGTGTGCGCGACGCGATCTTCCACGGCTCCGTCGAGCGGATGTTCGCGCAGATGGTCTCCGACAAGAAGCTGAGCCGCAAAGAGCTGGAGCGCATGCGGCAACTCATCGCGCAGCGTCTGGGAGAGAAGTCATGA
- a CDS encoding M56 family metallopeptidase — protein MIAWMLYTIAIGLCVAAAATAADLLLRLVRRPTRFVWLGAALLCSALGAIAPLRARPAHKESRTSVDLSSLALVQTSLRSVERRVSPATTWYIAGLWGLASLFASGCCVLTYARMRHARRSWPMVDLHGHRVRLSPGLGPIVIGIARPEIIVPRWVLLRSEDEQRVVVSHEASHVDAGDPIVLAATCALVAIMPWNPALWIMLARMRLAIEVDCDARVLGEGVSSRSYGSLLIDVAERSTRVRFAATALADDSSHLHQRILAMQPRRFTRPILRGASAAFLGLAALLAACEAKMPTATEIQQMDAGTAERSAKALGMVKTDSALAWWVDGVATTERAAKAIPEDSLARVEVDKADGRGRIYLYTKGNRTVQFAKKVDSVQLNRGEAERSEAQLREMRAAAGREGAPILIIDGVRSDPSVLKTIDRARIDNVDVLKGELAKSLYGADAANGVIVVRTKAAEKR, from the coding sequence ATGATCGCGTGGATGCTGTACACAATCGCTATCGGGCTTTGTGTCGCCGCCGCCGCCACCGCGGCCGATCTTCTGCTTCGCTTGGTCCGCCGCCCGACACGCTTCGTCTGGCTCGGTGCCGCGCTCCTTTGCAGCGCCCTCGGCGCGATTGCTCCGCTGCGTGCTCGCCCCGCCCACAAAGAGTCGCGCACAAGCGTAGATCTCTCGTCGCTCGCGCTCGTGCAGACGAGCTTGCGATCCGTCGAGCGGCGCGTGTCGCCAGCGACGACGTGGTACATCGCCGGTCTCTGGGGCCTCGCATCGCTATTCGCCAGCGGGTGCTGCGTCCTCACATATGCGCGAATGCGGCACGCGCGGCGATCGTGGCCGATGGTGGACCTCCACGGCCATCGTGTGCGTCTGTCGCCAGGCCTTGGGCCGATCGTGATCGGCATCGCCAGACCGGAGATCATCGTGCCGCGGTGGGTGCTCTTGCGGTCGGAAGACGAGCAACGCGTCGTCGTGAGTCACGAGGCATCACACGTGGACGCGGGCGACCCAATCGTACTCGCGGCGACCTGCGCACTCGTTGCCATCATGCCCTGGAACCCCGCGCTCTGGATCATGCTGGCGCGGATGCGGCTCGCGATCGAGGTCGACTGCGACGCGCGCGTCCTTGGCGAAGGCGTGTCCTCACGATCCTACGGCTCCTTGCTCATCGACGTCGCAGAGCGCTCGACACGCGTGCGCTTCGCCGCGACCGCGCTCGCCGACGACTCATCTCACCTTCATCAACGGATTCTCGCCATGCAACCCCGTCGATTCACTCGCCCGATCCTTCGCGGCGCAAGCGCCGCGTTCCTCGGACTCGCTGCTCTCCTCGCTGCGTGCGAGGCCAAGATGCCCACGGCGACCGAAATTCAACAAATGGATGCGGGCACCGCGGAGCGGAGTGCCAAGGCGTTAGGCATGGTCAAGACCGACTCGGCTCTCGCTTGGTGGGTCGACGGCGTCGCAACGACGGAAAGGGCAGCGAAAGCCATCCCCGAGGACAGCCTTGCGCGCGTCGAAGTGGATAAGGCGGACGGTCGCGGGCGCATCTATCTGTACACGAAGGGCAATCGGACGGTGCAATTCGCGAAGAAGGTCGACAGCGTTCAGCTCAACCGAGGTGAGGCAGAACGTTCGGAGGCGCAGCTTCGAGAGATGCGGGCGGCGGCGGGACGCGAGGGGGCGCCAATTCTGATCATCGATGGCGTGCGGTCAGATCCCTCCGTGCTCAAGACGATCGACCGTGCGCGCATCGACAACGTCGACGTTCTCAAGGGCGAGTTGGCGAAGAGCCTGTACGGCGCCGACGCGGCTAACGGCGTGATCGTCGTGAGAACCAAGGCCGCCGAGAAGCGTTAG
- a CDS encoding YdeI/OmpD-associated family protein, translating into MTELELSAIFFASPDDFRTWLMQHHEAAHELWVGFHKKHTGRPTLTWPESVDEALCFGWIDGVRKSVGREAYVIRFTPRKPRSIWSNVNIRKAKALVASGRMHPAGMRAFEARDSKKSGIYSFEQRKRARLAPSEEKQFRASKKAWAFFQSQPPGYQQLATWWVISAKRSETRAKRLATLVSDSAAGLRIRELRLTRAAE; encoded by the coding sequence ATGACTGAGCTCGAACTGAGCGCAATATTCTTCGCGAGCCCGGATGATTTCCGGACGTGGCTGATGCAACATCACGAAGCCGCGCACGAGCTCTGGGTGGGGTTCCACAAGAAACACACAGGACGGCCGACTCTCACCTGGCCGGAGTCAGTCGACGAGGCGCTCTGCTTCGGCTGGATCGACGGCGTACGCAAATCCGTCGGTCGTGAGGCGTATGTCATCCGATTCACGCCGCGAAAGCCCAGGAGCATCTGGAGCAACGTCAACATCCGCAAAGCGAAGGCACTCGTCGCGAGTGGCCGTATGCACCCAGCCGGGATGCGTGCCTTCGAGGCGCGCGACTCGAAGAAGTCGGGCATCTATTCGTTCGAGCAGCGAAAGCGCGCGCGCCTCGCGCCGAGTGAGGAGAAGCAGTTTCGCGCGAGCAAGAAAGCGTGGGCGTTTTTCCAGTCGCAACCGCCGGGATATCAACAGCTCGCTACCTGGTGGGTGATCTCCGCGAAGCGTTCGGAGACACGAGCGAAACGGCTTGCGACCCTCGTCTCCGATTCGGCAGCAGGGCTCAGGATTCGCGAATTGCGTCTCACTCGGGCTGCGGAATAG